A single region of the bacterium genome encodes:
- the lysA gene encoding diaminopimelate decarboxylase, with the protein MRLSQRHGFDLDGQGHLVIGGARAADLAERFGTPLHVLDETRMRANCRAYVRAMQEAYPGPGRVLFASKSLCTVASCQVAHEEGLGIDVVSAGEILTALTAGVPAGELFFHGSNKTPEEIAYGLDAGVGRFVVDNDHELGWLDRLARERGRRVDILLRVTPGIEPHTHKAIQTGGVDSKFGFGMLGPSAEGAVLRALDLPGVRLRGLHCHIGSQILDLDPFVMAARSLVSFAAEMRGSGFVLEELNLGGGLGIRYLADQEPPTPGSHVRAMAEMVRDLTSRYKMPLPVMMVEPGRAIVGNAGVTLYTVGAIKTVPGVRKFVSVDGGMYENPRPALYGAQYEALVATRAGEEPTQRVSIAGRCCESGDVLIWDAQLPEVAAGDLLAVFSTGAYNFSMASNYNRYPRPALVFVRDGEAQIAVERETPADLVRLDRALPRRDGTSLGDG; encoded by the coding sequence ATGCGTCTCTCCCAACGCCACGGATTCGATCTGGACGGTCAGGGCCACCTCGTCATCGGCGGCGCTCGCGCGGCCGATCTGGCGGAGAGGTTCGGCACACCGCTGCATGTCCTCGACGAAACCCGCATGCGGGCTAACTGCCGCGCCTACGTCCGGGCGATGCAGGAGGCGTACCCAGGGCCGGGCCGGGTGCTCTTTGCGTCCAAATCACTATGCACCGTCGCGTCGTGCCAGGTCGCACATGAAGAGGGCCTGGGCATTGACGTGGTCAGCGCCGGCGAGATCCTAACCGCGCTGACCGCGGGGGTACCGGCGGGCGAGCTCTTCTTCCACGGCAGCAACAAAACGCCGGAAGAGATCGCCTACGGCCTGGATGCCGGCGTTGGCCGGTTCGTGGTTGACAACGACCACGAGTTGGGTTGGCTTGACCGTCTGGCGCGCGAACGAGGCCGCCGGGTCGACATCCTGCTGCGCGTCACCCCGGGGATCGAGCCCCACACGCACAAGGCCATCCAGACCGGAGGCGTGGACTCCAAGTTCGGGTTTGGGATGCTGGGGCCGTCCGCGGAAGGCGCGGTGCTGCGGGCCCTTGACCTTCCCGGAGTGCGCCTGCGTGGACTGCACTGTCACATCGGATCCCAGATACTGGATCTGGATCCCTTCGTGATGGCAGCACGGTCATTGGTGTCGTTTGCGGCCGAGATGCGCGGGAGTGGGTTTGTGCTCGAGGAGCTCAACCTGGGCGGCGGGCTGGGCATTCGGTACCTGGCAGATCAGGAGCCGCCGACCCCGGGCAGCCACGTGCGGGCGATGGCGGAGATGGTGCGGGACCTCACTTCGCGGTACAAGATGCCCCTGCCGGTGATGATGGTCGAGCCCGGCCGTGCGATCGTGGGCAACGCGGGTGTGACGCTCTACACCGTGGGCGCCATCAAGACCGTTCCAGGCGTGCGCAAGTTCGTGTCCGTGGACGGAGGGATGTACGAGAATCCACGCCCCGCGCTCTACGGGGCGCAGTACGAGGCCCTGGTGGCGACGCGGGCGGGCGAGGAGCCCACGCAGAGGGTGTCCATCGCCGGGCGCTGTTGCGAGTCGGGGGACGTGCTGATCTGGGACGCCCAACTGCCGGAAGTAGCAGCGGGAGATCTCCTCGCGGTGTTCTCCACGGGCGCCTACAACTTCTCGATGGCCAGCAACTACAACCGCTATCCGCGGCCGGCGCTAGTCTTCGTGCGTGACGGCGAGGCGCAGATCGCGGTCGAGCGCGAGACTCCTGCCGATCTGGTGCGGCTTGATCGAGCCCTCCCGCGGCGCGACGGCACCTCGCTGGGTGACGGTTGA